The genomic DNA AGGGTCAACTCTGGACGGTCAACAGTCGGCGGCGAAATGGGCTAATCCTTTGCAAGGAGTTTCACGCTGAGTTTGCTGGACCTGGAGCGGCGATCGGCAGCGTTCTCGATTTAGACTGTCAGCGTGTGATTCCGGTGGGCAACCTGTCTTTGCTGCGCCCGGAGCATCATAAAGATCGCCAAAATGCCTATCTTATCCGGCGGCAGTGGATTAAGCTAACGCAGCAATCTACAGATCAGTCCGAGCCGGAAAAACGCGCCCAAATGGTGCTAACCCAGTTTGAAACCTATTTTGATCAGGACACGATCGCCCGGATTCCAGACGAAGTGTTTGCCCTTCTGGTCGGAGTTTTACCTTACTCTATTCGCCGCACTCGCCGTACACCCGGCAAGCTGAACGTAAAGGTCAAAACCTGATCCTGTGCCTCTAGAATATCCAGCCTCAAATTAAGTCGAACTAGCCGACTAAATGATGCTCCATCGCATAGCGCACCATCTCTGCGCGATTATTCGTTTGGGTTTTGCGGAGCAAACTGCTGACATATTTCTCAATTGTGCGGGGGCTGAGGTGAAGCTGCTCCCCGATTTGAATATTCGATAGTCCTTCCGACAGGAGGGATAAGACTTCAATCTCCCGTTCTGTCAAATCAGGAGTTGGCTGATCCGTGGGTTGAGATGTTGTCTGAGTCAAGCCAGAGGTTTGTATCACAGGCTGAACGATGGTTTCCGTACCTGCGTTTGTCAGCATCGCGTGCGATCGCCACTCGGTTGCAATGAGCTGCGATCGTTCCAGCAGGTTGCGAACGACTGCGCCGAGTTCCTCAAGTTCAAACGGTTTAGCAAGATAGGCATCCCCGCCCAGCTGATAACCGCGAATTCGCTCATGGGTGTCGTTCCTAGCGGTAAGAAAAATGACGGGCAGCAGCCGAAACTCTGGTTTGAGGCGCACCTGACGCACGAGTTCATATCCGTCCATCTGGGGCATCGTCACGTCTGTTACCAGCAGATGGGGTTTGTAGCGATCGACCAGATTCAGAGCCTTTAAGCCGTTCTCGGCAGCGATGACTGAATAGCCCTTGAGTTCAAGATAGTCGCTTACTGCGAGACAGGTGCCCGGATCGTCGTCGGCAACAAGAATGGTCAGGGGCATGGGGAACAACCTTTCGACTGGTTTAGTGAAATCGATGTGGAGGCAATCAAGCAGGGCATACGTTTATTGTGACTATTTATTGCGACTATTTATTGCAAGTGGGCTGGGATTGTGGGTAAGTTTGTGACCGGAAACAGGAGTTTGAATTTATGACAGATTTATGACTATTGATTATAGGAGGGAGCGCAAACCCCACTAGCCTTAGCAAGAGGATAGGGCACAGGGAAGGAAGGAAACGTCCATCGTGTGACTGGCACTTGATAGAGGGTAAAAACGTCTCGGAGAAGATTGGGATCTTTCTATCCATGCCGTTTCATGCTGAGATATGGAATACTACCTGGGAGAGGAGTTTGATAGAGTCATGAATTCATCCTTGTTGTCGGGCGATGCAAAAGAACGGGGTATCCAAGAGCGTGTTGTGCTGCCCCACTCACTGCTTGATATCTCCGCCGTTGTGCCGCTCTATAACGAGGTCGAAAGCCTGCCGGTACTGGTAGAGACGATCGCTCGTATCTTGCAGGAAAATCAGCTCTCCTACGAAATCATTTGTGTGGATGACGGCTCCAGAGACGGCTCGACAGAATTGCTCCGGCAAATGGCTCAGCAGCGCACCGATCTCAAGGCAGTTTTACTGCGGCGCAACTATGGGCAAACGGCAGCAATGGCAGCGGGATTTCACCAGGCGCGGGGAAAGGTGATTATTACCCTCGATGCCGACCTGCAAAACGATCCGGCGGATATTCCTAATCTGCTGGCTAAGCTTTCGGAGGGCTACGACCTAGTGAGCGGTTGGCGGAAGCAGCGGCAGGATGCAATGGTGACTCGTTTGGTTCCCTCCAAAATTGCCAACTGGCTGATCGCGAAAGTCACAGGGGTTCAGATTCACGACTACGGCTGTTCGCTGAAGGCATATCGCGCCGAACTGGTGACAGATATGAACTTATACGGGGAACTGCACCGCTTTCTGCCCGCCTTGGCATTTATTGAGGGCGCGAGAATTGCGGAAATTCCAGTTCGGCACCATGCCCGCCAGTTCGGCAAAAGTAAGTACGGCTTGGGTCGCACCTTTCGGGTTGTGATGGATCTCTTCACCATCTACTTTATGAAGCGATTCCTGACCCGCCCCATGCACGTCTTTGGCTGGTTTGGCTTGCTTTCCATGCTGCTTGGCATTGCGATCGGGCTTTACCTGACGTTCGTTAAGTTTGCGCTGGGAGAAGCGATCGGCGATCGTCCCCTGTTGTTTTTGGCAGTGGTGCTATTTTTAACGGGCGTACAGCTGTTTAGCTTCGGGCTGCTGGCAGAACTGCTAATGCGAACCTATCATGAGTCCCAGAAGCGTCCCATTTACCGAATTCGGGAGGTTGTGGGATCATCTGCTGCGCCGGGTTCTGGGGTTCAGTCGAGTGTCTAATGGGATGTGACGATGGAATGTGATGGTGGGACGGGACGGTGGAATGTGACAGTCAGTAGATACGTCCGATCGCGCAGATGGAACCTCAGCAATTTTGATAGAGTCGTTAAGTGAATCAAGACTTACTGACCTTTCGGACAGTGTTAGCCATCAATTATTTTCTGCTCTATGAAACGCCAAACTTCTCCGATGCTTCGTCTTTTTGCTGCTTTAGCCGCAAGTAGCTGCCTGCTAACTGGATTGGCTGCCACGGCTCTGGCTCAGGGCAGTCAGGGGTTGACGATCTTTAGCGGCGTTAGCCGAGAAAATCAGTTGAGCTATCGGTTCGATTACTACGGCAGACCGGGAACGCGCGATCGCTACTATCTCAACATCCCGGCAACCAAGATGAACTTTGCGGTCGCCGAATTTGCTGTCACCTACCCGGAAACCTATCGCGGCAGACTTGATCCGGATCAGGTTGAGATTTGGTCAAACGGTGAAAAAGTGGCGCTGGATGAAGTGGTCTGGGATCAGGACAACCGGGTTTTAGAAATTTACCCTCAGGAACCCGTTCCGGCAGATACTCGTGTTCAGATTGTTCTTTCTAACGTCAGAAATCCAAATCGCCCCGGAACCCACTATTTCAACGCGCTGGTGCGCTCTCCGGGGGATCTGCCAATGCTGCGCTACGTTGGAACCTGGATTCTCAGCTTTAGCAACCAGGGCAGCGCTTCCCCCTAATTTCATTGCTTCCCGGAAATGGGATGGTATGATTAGAAATCGTGGCTTTTTGATTTTTAGGATAGCTGGGAGCAAAGCGGTATGACTAAGCGCACCCTGGAAGGAACGCGCCGGAAGCGCAGACGGGTTTCTGGTTTTCGCACCAGAATGCGGACGAAGAATGGACAGCGTGTGATCAAGGCACGGCGGGCAAAGGGTCGGGCACGGCTCTCTGTGAGCTAATTCTTTGGGAACATTCGTGAGATGGACTGGATAACGTGGCTCTGCCTGGATGTCATCGGCTTAAGCATCGAGATGACTTTAGCAGAGTCTACCAGTCTGGTTTGAGACGATCGAGCGCCAATTTGACGCTCAGGGCATTACGTTTATCGTCGAGATTGGAAACAGCGGCTTGCGCCCGCATTGGAATTTCGATTAGCCAAAAGGTGAGTAAGCGGGCTGTTGTTCGGAATCGGATTAAACGGCGAATTTATGCTGCCTTTCAACAATTTCTCCCTGCTTTAGCGCCAGGCTGGATGTTGGTGATTGTCGTGAAGCCGAGCGCAACCCAGTGCGGTTATGAGCAATTTCTGCAAGAATTAAAGCAGCTATTGACGAGTGCTGAGGTTTGGCATGGCGATTAAGGAAGAAGTCTATTACGAAGGCGGTCCTCATATTGGGGAATTGATTACGAACATTCTGCTGGGCTTTACGGTGATTTGCCTGCCGCTGACTATTGGTGCGATCGTCCGTGCCCTGTGGCTGCGCTATCGGATTACCAATCGCCGAATTTCGGTAACGGGTGGCTGGATGGGGCGCGATCGCTCTGAATTTATTTATTCAGAAGTAGCAAAGATCGTTACTGTGCCGCGTGGATTCGGGGCTTGGGGCGACATGGTGATCACGCTGAAGGACGGAAGCCGGATCGAACTGCGAGCGATGCCAAAGTTTCGAGATGTTTATAGCTACATCGCCGAAAAAATTCCAGCAAAAGCACGGAACATTAGCGGTGGTCTGGGCACTTCAAAATAATATAATTCTGGAGTAGGAAAATCCGTTAGCCTGAGATTTGCAGGCAGAAGCTTGTAGAAAAAATCGATCGGTTGGTCGTTTGGCTCGAACTATCGCTTCGGTTTTCCCTCCCTCTGATTGCCCCCAATTTCGGTACGCTAGATTAGGACTCACTCGAAGGACGCAGGTAAACAAAGCGCATGGACTTTGGTGTCGGATTTTTATCAAACAATGTAATGCTGCCAATCCTGGATTTCTTCTACGGGATTGTGCCGAGCTACGGTCTGGCGATCGTCGCGCTGACCCTGGTAATTCGCTTTGCGCTCTATCCTTTGAGTGCAGGCTCAATTCGCAGTATGCGCCGGATGCGTGTCGCTCAGCCTGCCATGCAGAAGCGGGTCAAGGAAATCCAGGAACGCTACAAGGATGACCCGGCAAAGCAGCAGGAGGAGATGAGCAAAACCTACAAGGAATTTGGTAATCCGCTGGCGGGATGTTTTCCCGTATTAGTGCAGATGCCGGTTCTGTTTGCGCTGTTTGCCACGCTACGGGGTTCACCATTTTCTGACGTCAACTACAGTGTTAATGTGCAGGTCGTGCCCCAGGAGCAGATTGAGCAAATTCAGCCCCAGGCATTCACGACGAATCCGCAAAATATCTATATTTCGGATGGGGTTCACGTTCCCGTTGCGGCACTGCTCCCTGGTGGGAACAAGCTAGCTGTAGGTGAGAAAACTCCCATCCTGTTCCAGACCTCCAGCGGCGAAACGCTCAACCAAGTGCTGGAAGAATATCCCGAAACAGAAATTCACCCTGACTGGAAGATTACCAAAGGGGAAGATTTGGTTCGGATTGACGAGAACGGCAATCTGGAAGCACTGAAGCCTGGTGAAGCCACGCTACAAGGTACGATGCCCGGACTGGCGGCGAACAAAGGCTTCCTGTTTATTAAGAAGCTGGGTCAGGTGGGTGTCACTGATGCCGAGGGCAGTATCAACTGGGATATTCTGGGCATGGTGGTCTTCTTTGGACTCAGCCTTTATGTGAACCAATTGATTTCGGGGCAAGGACCGAACTCGAATCCGCAGCAGAAAACGGTCAATCAGATTACGCCAATTATCTTCTCCGGGATGTTCCTGTTCTTTCCGCTGCCGGCTGGGGTGCTGATGTATATGGTGATTGCCAACATCTTCCAAACCCTGCAAACCTGGATTTTGTCTAGAGAACCGCTGCCAGAAAATCTGCAAAAGCTGGTAGAAGCGGAGGAGAAGGCACAGGCTGCTGGCAGTCGAGAAGCACTGCCGTTTGAACCTGTCCGCCCTAAGAAGGAAGCTGAGGAGCCGAAGAAGGACACTCGCAAAGAGACTCCTAAGGCTGCGGATGCTTCTAAGCCTGCAAGCGGTAAGTCTGCAAGTGGTAAGCCTGCAAACGATAAGTCCGCAAGTAAGACGGCTAAGAAAGATACGCGCACGGATAAGAAGAAGGGTTAGGGGCAGCTATGGATGACACCTCAGTTCAGGATGGCAAGAAGTGGCTGGAAGAACTGCTCGTTCTGGCGGAACTACCCGGAGCTGTGTCAGTGGACACTGGTAAGTTCAGCACCGAAGGAAGCTGCTGGTTGACGATCGATGATGGTTCGCTCTCGTCGGAGCAGGTTGATACTTTGATTGGTGCGGACGGTTCGGTTCTGGATGCGATTCAGTATCTTGCCAATACCACCCTGAATTTAGGACATTCTGAGGAACAGCAAACCGCCTTTACGATCGAGTTGGCGGGCTACCGGGTGCGAAGACAGTCGGAACTTCAGGCGCTCGCGGATCAAGCAGTAGAGCAGGTGCGGCAAAGCGGTGAGGAGTACGAAATGACTTCCCTTTCTGCCGCCGAACGTCGCCAGGTGCATACCTACCTGAAGGAATTTACGGATTTGGAAACCTTCAGTCGCGGGCGCGAACCCGATCGTCGTCTAGTAGTACGTTTGTTGTCGGCGGAATCGTCCGAACCCGACGAATCTGAAGCATAGCTGCAAAAACAGTTCGGCGAATCCGATCCTTTGAGTACGAGAATTCCGAAGGTTCTGGATAAGTCGTCCTTGTTAGACTAATGAGTGGAGCTGAGGCAGAATTGCTCTGTCGCGGCTCTTATTTTTGTTCGGAAGACTGATCCAGGGGACTGATCATGGAACGAATCTACATCCCACAGCTTTTAAAGGCAGTCGATCAAGCGGAAACTATTCCCGTCCGGGAGCATCTGCCTGAGCTAGAAACCCTAACTCCGGTGCAGGGCGTTGTAAGAGTGAGCCATCGGGCAGGCTATCTGGAAGTGAGCGGCAAGGCAGAGGCGATCGTAACGCTAACCTGCGATCGATGTCTTCAGCAGTACAATCATCGGTTAACGGTGGATGCGTCTGAGGTGATCTGGCTTCAGGAGCCGATCGAGCCGGAAGAGGAAGGCATGGAGTACGAAGTTGCCTTTGATGATTTAGTCGAGACGCTACCGCCCAACGGGTTTTTTGAGCCAGCAACCTGGCTATACGAGCAGTTCTGTTTGGCACTACCGCCGCGCCAACTTTGTGACAAACAGTGCCAGGGCATTCAGGTTCGGGAGCAGGGGCAGGAGGAAGACGAGAAGCCGGAAACCGTCGATCGACGCTGGGCATCGCTGGAGGCGTTGCGGAATCAGTTGCCGCAGTAGGTTTTACAGAGAATTCTCAGTTTGAGCAGAGGGCAGATTGATTTCTGAGGGTGAGTTGGTAGAGTGGGATGAGAGCCTTTTGCATGGCGATCCACTTGCGGTGGCTGCGCGAAGCGGTTGGCTCTTTCATGAATGACTCATCTGAACTGCTCACTTCGCTCTGATAGCTGATGGCTTTTAACGACGAGTTTGAACTGCTGCTCCGCGCCCGCTATTCGATTATCTATATTCCGACCCGCGAAGAAGAACGGGTGGAAGCTGCCATCGCGGAAGCTGCTAAACGGCAGGGTAATCGGGGCGTGTATTTCTGGGATTTTGTGGACGGCTACCAGGGCAATCCCAATGATGCGGGATTTGGTAAGCGCAATCCGGTTCAGGCATTGGAGCTTGTGGAAAAGCTGCCTGCGACGGTTCCGGCGATTTTTGTGCTGCGGGACTTCCATCGTTTTCTGGAAGATGTGTCCGTGGCGCGAAAACTGCGAAACCTGGCGCGTCTGCTGAAATCCCAGCCGAAGAATATTGTGCTGCTGTCTCCCCAGGTATCAATTCCTGAAGATCTGAGCGAAGTGCTGACCGTGCAGGAGTTTCCCCTACCGGGAACGGAGGAAATCCGCTCGGAACTCGATCGCCTCCTGTCTGCCACGGGACAAAGCCTGGAGCTAAAAATTCTGGATGAATTGGTTCGCTCTTCTCAGGGGCTTTCGATGGAGCGAATTCGGCGGGTGCTGGCAAAGGCGATCGCCAGTCGGGGATCGCTTCAGGAAGAGGATGTGGAGCTGGTCTTAGAGGAGAAGCGGCAGACGATTCGCCAGACGCAGATTCTGGACTTCTATCCGGCAACCGAGAAAATTTCGGATATTGGTGGGCTGGATAACCTGAAAGATTGGCTGCTGCGCCGAGGTGGGGCGTTTACCGAAAAAGCGCGTCAATACGGCTTGCCCCATCCCAGAGGTCTGCTGCTGGTAGGAATTCAGGGAACAGGAAAATCCCTCACGGCGAAGGCGATCGCGCATCACTGGCATTTGCCTTTACTGCGATTGGACGTGGGACGGCTGTTTGGTGGGCTGGTGGGCGAATCGGAATCCCGCACTCGACAAATGATTCAGCTTGCGGAAGCGTTGGCTCCCTGTATTTTGTGGATCGATGAGATCGACAAAGCCTTTGCAGGGGTAGATGGCAGAAGCGATGCGGGAACGACCAGCCGGGTATTTGGCACGTTTATTACCTGGCTGGCGGAGAAGAAATCTCCGGTCTTTGTAGTGGCTACAGCAAATAATATTCAGGCATTACCGCCGGAAATGCTGCGGCGCGGACGCTTTGACGAAATTTTCTTCGTGGGACTGCCCAGCCAGGAGGAGCGAAAGGCGATTTTCTCCGTGCATCTGTCTCGCCTGCGCCCCCATAACCTGAAAAGCTATGACCTCGATCGCCTTGCCTACGAAACGCCGGACTTTTCTGGCGCAGAAATTGAGCAGATCTTAATTGAGGCAATGCATTTGGGATTCAGCCAGAATCGGGACTTTACGACGGAGGACATTCTGGAAGCCGCCAGTCAACTGATTCCGCTGGCACGCACCGCCCAGGATCAGATTCGGATTCTGCAAGATTGGGCAGAAAACGGCAGAGTAAGGCTTGCCTCCCGACAAAATAGTTTAGGTAGCAGAATTCAGCAACAGTCCATACAATAGGGTGTCGTTAAGTTCACCCTGGAGAGAGGGACTGCACCATGAGTTTGACCGGAATCAGTCAATTTGTGTTGGGGTTTGCCCTGGCGATCGGACTACTATTTGCTTCTGGTGTAGCAGCAACCCGCTATCTGCTGACCCGCGTAGCAACTCCACCGCCAAGACCAACTTTCTCTAATGATCCCTCTCCGGCTCCGGCTGTGCCCCCTGCTGCGGCTCCGGCTGCCTCTGCTGCCCCTGCTGCGGCTCCGGCGGTTAGTCCAGTGGCTCAGGGATATGCGGCGAAGGTAACTCAGCCGATCGGTTTGATTGTGCGGAAGGAAGCCTCTGTGGATTCAGTGGAGGTGGGTGGGGTTGACTTTAACCAGCAGGTGACTGTCCTGGAGGACAGTGCAGATGGAGGATGGCAGAAAGTTCGTTTGGCAGATGGGACAGAAGGCTGGGTGAAGGGCGGCAATACGGAGAAGGTGAATTAATGACTTTTGGAATTTAGGCAGCAAGAACCGCTTTACCGACTTTTCATAGTTTTGCGCTGCATCTGCTGAAGACATTGCTTCAGATAGGGTAAATCGGGAGATTCGCCGCCATAGCGCCAGCGGACATAGGCATCGGTGATTTCGTAGATTGCTTTCGACCGATGAACGGAATAGTGGCTATGGCAGGCGTGGGCGTATTCCAGGGGCGTTTGGGCGATCGGCTTAGCGAATCCCTCGTTATCCAGCCAGCGGAGCATTTGTTGATAGAGTGCCTCCATCGGCGGCAGACGGTTGAGCCAGCGTTGATAGCGCCACTGTTGCCAGCCCTGCCAGAGGAGCCAGCCCAGAAAGCCCAGTCCGGTCAAGAGTCCTGCTCCAATCAGCAGTCCGAGCCAACCGCGTGTAAATAAACCCATTACCCAACCGATCGCCCAGCCCAAAAGACTCGCGATCCGCTCAAATGTACCGCTGAGCCATCCGGTAAGGGGAGACGGTAGCCATCCGGCGATCCAGTTCCAAAACTGCTGCAACACGCCGAAGGCACTGGACTCCTCGATCGAAGGCGGGATCAGCGGATGTCCAGGAATCGGGTCGAAGCTAAACCAGCCGTATTTGTGGAAATACACTTCGGTCATCGCGTGGGCATCGGTGTTGCGAACCACGTAGTAGCCCGTGAAGGGATTGAATTCCCCCGGTTCAAAGCCCACTACCAAACGGGCAGGAACCCCGATCGACCGCAGCATTACCGTCAGCGTGGTGGAAAAGTGGTCGGGATAGCCGCCTTCGTATTTGGTTAGGAAAGCCTCTGCCAGGTCTTCTCCGTCCGCTAGAAAGGGTAAGTCCGGCTGAATTCGATAATTTTGCTTGAGGTACTGTGCCAGATACAGCGATCGCTCGTAGTTATCGTTGAGCGGATTAGGCGATCGTGCCAAAATCTCCAGCGTTTTTTGCCGGACGCGATGCTTCGCACTTCCCCCTCCGGGGTAATCGGAAGTCGATGCAGGCAGTTCGACGTAGTTTGCTAGCTCCTTCGGATAGGTCGCAGGGGCAGAGCGTAGGGCAGTGCGATTGCGGTAGGGAACGGCAGAAACGACT from Leptolyngbya ohadii IS1 includes the following:
- a CDS encoding response regulator transcription factor produces the protein MPLTILVADDDPGTCLAVSDYLELKGYSVIAAENGLKALNLVDRYKPHLLVTDVTMPQMDGYELVRQVRLKPEFRLLPVIFLTARNDTHERIRGYQLGGDAYLAKPFELEELGAVVRNLLERSQLIATEWRSHAMLTNAGTETIVQPVIQTSGLTQTTSQPTDQPTPDLTEREIEVLSLLSEGLSNIQIGEQLHLSPRTIEKYVSSLLRKTQTNNRAEMVRYAMEHHLVG
- a CDS encoding glycosyltransferase family 2 protein — translated: MNSSLLSGDAKERGIQERVVLPHSLLDISAVVPLYNEVESLPVLVETIARILQENQLSYEIICVDDGSRDGSTELLRQMAQQRTDLKAVLLRRNYGQTAAMAAGFHQARGKVIITLDADLQNDPADIPNLLAKLSEGYDLVSGWRKQRQDAMVTRLVPSKIANWLIAKVTGVQIHDYGCSLKAYRAELVTDMNLYGELHRFLPALAFIEGARIAEIPVRHHARQFGKSKYGLGRTFRVVMDLFTIYFMKRFLTRPMHVFGWFGLLSMLLGIAIGLYLTFVKFALGEAIGDRPLLFLAVVLFLTGVQLFSFGLLAELLMRTYHESQKRPIYRIREVVGSSAAPGSGVQSSV
- a CDS encoding DUF2808 domain-containing protein, whose translation is MKRQTSPMLRLFAALAASSCLLTGLAATALAQGSQGLTIFSGVSRENQLSYRFDYYGRPGTRDRYYLNIPATKMNFAVAEFAVTYPETYRGRLDPDQVEIWSNGEKVALDEVVWDQDNRVLEIYPQEPVPADTRVQIVLSNVRNPNRPGTHYFNALVRSPGDLPMLRYVGTWILSFSNQGSASP
- the rpmH gene encoding 50S ribosomal protein L34; translation: MTKRTLEGTRRKRRRVSGFRTRMRTKNGQRVIKARRAKGRARLSVS
- the rnpA gene encoding ribonuclease P protein component — encoded protein: MALPGCHRLKHRDDFSRVYQSGLRRSSANLTLRALRLSSRLETAACARIGISISQKVSKRAVVRNRIKRRIYAAFQQFLPALAPGWMLVIVVKPSATQCGYEQFLQELKQLLTSAEVWHGD
- a CDS encoding PH domain-containing protein, giving the protein MAIKEEVYYEGGPHIGELITNILLGFTVICLPLTIGAIVRALWLRYRITNRRISVTGGWMGRDRSEFIYSEVAKIVTVPRGFGAWGDMVITLKDGSRIELRAMPKFRDVYSYIAEKIPAKARNISGGLGTSK
- the yidC gene encoding membrane protein insertase YidC, which gives rise to MLPILDFFYGIVPSYGLAIVALTLVIRFALYPLSAGSIRSMRRMRVAQPAMQKRVKEIQERYKDDPAKQQEEMSKTYKEFGNPLAGCFPVLVQMPVLFALFATLRGSPFSDVNYSVNVQVVPQEQIEQIQPQAFTTNPQNIYISDGVHVPVAALLPGGNKLAVGEKTPILFQTSSGETLNQVLEEYPETEIHPDWKITKGEDLVRIDENGNLEALKPGEATLQGTMPGLAANKGFLFIKKLGQVGVTDAEGSINWDILGMVVFFGLSLYVNQLISGQGPNSNPQQKTVNQITPIIFSGMFLFFPLPAGVLMYMVIANIFQTLQTWILSREPLPENLQKLVEAEEKAQAAGSREALPFEPVRPKKEAEEPKKDTRKETPKAADASKPASGKSASGKPANDKSASKTAKKDTRTDKKKG
- a CDS encoding Jag family protein; amino-acid sequence: MDDTSVQDGKKWLEELLVLAELPGAVSVDTGKFSTEGSCWLTIDDGSLSSEQVDTLIGADGSVLDAIQYLANTTLNLGHSEEQQTAFTIELAGYRVRRQSELQALADQAVEQVRQSGEEYEMTSLSAAERRQVHTYLKEFTDLETFSRGREPDRRLVVRLLSAESSEPDESEA
- a CDS encoding YceD family protein, whose protein sequence is MERIYIPQLLKAVDQAETIPVREHLPELETLTPVQGVVRVSHRAGYLEVSGKAEAIVTLTCDRCLQQYNHRLTVDASEVIWLQEPIEPEEEGMEYEVAFDDLVETLPPNGFFEPATWLYEQFCLALPPRQLCDKQCQGIQVREQGQEEDEKPETVDRRWASLEALRNQLPQ
- a CDS encoding AAA family ATPase, producing the protein MAFNDEFELLLRARYSIIYIPTREEERVEAAIAEAAKRQGNRGVYFWDFVDGYQGNPNDAGFGKRNPVQALELVEKLPATVPAIFVLRDFHRFLEDVSVARKLRNLARLLKSQPKNIVLLSPQVSIPEDLSEVLTVQEFPLPGTEEIRSELDRLLSATGQSLELKILDELVRSSQGLSMERIRRVLAKAIASRGSLQEEDVELVLEEKRQTIRQTQILDFYPATEKISDIGGLDNLKDWLLRRGGAFTEKARQYGLPHPRGLLLVGIQGTGKSLTAKAIAHHWHLPLLRLDVGRLFGGLVGESESRTRQMIQLAEALAPCILWIDEIDKAFAGVDGRSDAGTTSRVFGTFITWLAEKKSPVFVVATANNIQALPPEMLRRGRFDEIFFVGLPSQEERKAIFSVHLSRLRPHNLKSYDLDRLAYETPDFSGAEIEQILIEAMHLGFSQNRDFTTEDILEAASQLIPLARTAQDQIRILQDWAENGRVRLASRQNSLGSRIQQQSIQ
- a CDS encoding SH3 domain-containing protein — encoded protein: MSLTGISQFVLGFALAIGLLFASGVAATRYLLTRVATPPPRPTFSNDPSPAPAVPPAAAPAASAAPAAAPAVSPVAQGYAAKVTQPIGLIVRKEASVDSVEVGGVDFNQQVTVLEDSADGGWQKVRLADGTEGWVKGGNTEKVN